The sequence AATCCTTCTAAACATATATCCCAGCATAAAAGTGGATGTGCCATAGTTATTAGTTTTAATCAGTTCGTTTCATCCTTGAAAATGGATAACCATTACATCCTTTACGGGGGTTAATCCTATCTGCCGTTGCTGTATTCATTGCTTCCTCCATAGTACTTGCTTTATATGTAGTAAGGCAATAACCCCAATGCCAGGGTTTCATGTTTTCAAAATACATTATGTCTATCCTTGTGTACAGCCCACCGTCCGAAGGATTAGCTTCATCATTCTTTGCAATAAAAAAATTTTCAGCCTTGTTGTACTGTAACAAGTGATACTTTATGCTTTTACCTTGCACCCATTCTTTGTTTGTAATAATATAGCTGCTTCCGTAATCATCTTTAAAGTTTCCAAGTAAGGCAGATGGCATCTGCTTTAATGTTTGCTGGCTAATTTTGGCAGTCGTATGACAAGCCGATACCAATAGCCAAAAAGCAACTATGAGATTTCTTATTTTCACTTGCTTATTTTACGAACCACAACTAATACAACCATCTTCCATATTGCAACTTGGGGCATCAGTTTGCGTTGGCTCCACATCATTATTTATTTGTGGTTGTTGATTTACTATTTCTGTTGATGGAACTACAGGGCTTATTTCATTGCTACCTTGCTTTTCTACTGTAAATTGAACAGCTTGTGTGGCGGCTTGTGTACGCAAATAATACATGCCAGTTTTTAAACCTTTCTTCCATGCGTAAAAGTGCATAGAAGTAAGTTTAGAAGTATTTGGGTTGTCAACAAATAAATTCAACGATTGGGATTGACAAATGTATGCCCCTCTGTCAGCTGCCATATCAATAATATTGCGTTGTTTTATTTCCCAAACTGTTTTGTATAATTCTTTTATGTCGGTTGGTATTTCTGCAATGTTTTGGATAGAACCATTGGCAGCAATAATTTTATTTTTCATACTGTTATTCCACAATCCTAAATTCACTAAGTCTTTTAAGAGATGTTTATTTACGATTATAAATTCACCGCTTAAAACCCTTCTTGTATAAATATTGCTTGTATACGGCTCAAAACATTCGTTGTTGCCAAATATTTGTGACGTAGAAGCAGTAGGCATAGGCGCTAATAAAAGCGAATTACGTACTCCGTATTGTTTTACCTCTTCTTTTAGCAAAGCCCAATCCCAACAGTCAGTTGGTGTTACACCCCACATATCAAATTGAAAAATACCTTTTGAAACTGGCGAATCTACAAAGGTTTCATAAGCACCTTGTTCTTTTGCCAAATCTTTACTGGCTGTCATTGCCGCAAAGTAGATGGTTTCAAAAATATTTTTATTTAACAGTTTTGCCAACTCACTTTCGAATGGCAAACGCAATAAAATAAATACATCTGCTAAGCCCTGCACACCCAAACCAATTGGGCGGTGCTTCATATTGGAAGTTCTTGCCTCTTCTATTGGGTAGTAATTATTGTCAATTATTTTGTTGAGGTTTTTTGTTACTTGATAAGTTACTTCATATAGTTTTTGCTGGTCAAACTTTCCATCAATAACAAAACGGGGTAATGCCAATGAAGCTAAATTACAAACTGCCACTTCATCAGGGCTGGTATATTCCATTATTTCAGTACAAAGATTACTGCTTTTAATTGTGCCTAGATTTTGCTGATTACTTTTACTGTTTGCAGCATCTTTATATAACATGTAGGGTGTACCTGTTTCAATTTGTGATTGTAAAATCGCAAACCACAAATCCTGTGCTTTCACTGTTTTTCTTGCTTTGCCTTCAGCTTCATATTTAACGTAAAGCGTTTCAAATTCTTTACCCCAACACTCACTTAACCCCGGTGCCTCATTGGGGCAAAACAAACTCCAATCACCATTTGCTTCCACCCGTTTCATAAACAAATCGCAAATCCATAAAGCAAAAAATAAATCTCTTGCCCTCATTTCTTCTTTACCATGATTTTTTCTTAAATCTAAAAACTCAAATACATCACTATGCCATGGCTCTAAGTAAATAGCAAAAGCACCTTTGCGTTTTCCGCCACCTTGGTCAACATATCTGGCAGTATCATTAAATACACGGAGCATTGGAATAATGCCGTTGCTTGTTCCATTTGTGCCGCCAATATAACTGCCTGTGGCTCTGATATTGTGAATGGCTAAACCAATACCACCAGCACTTTGAGAAATTTTTGCTGTTTGTTTTAGTGTGTCGTAAATGCCGTCAATGCTATCTTCTTTCATTGTTAAAAGAAAACATGAACTCATTTGAGGTTTAGGAGAACCTGCATTAAACAATGTTGGTGTGGCATGTGTCATCCATCGTTCACTCATTAAGTGATATGTTTTTATGGCACTCTCAATATCTTCTTTGTGTATGCCTATTGCAACTCTCATATACATGTGTTGCGGACGTTCTGCAATTTTTCCATCAACTTTTAGCAGGTACGATTTTTCCAAAGTTTTAAAACCAAAATAGTCAAAACCAAAATCTCTGTCGTAAATAATGGTGCTGTCCAGTAACTCTGCATGTTCTTCAATTATCTGCATCACATCATCTGCTATTAGTGGTAATTTTTTTCCTGTTGCAGCATCTGTATAATTATAAAGCCTTTGCATTGTTGCAGAAAAACTTTTAATGGTATTCTTATGCAGGTTGCTTACTGCAATTCTTGACGCAAGTATTGCATAGTCGGGATGTGTGATAGTAAGCGATGCTGCTGTTTCTGCTGCAAGGTTGTCCAGCTCTGTTGTCGGCACGCCTGCATAAATACCTTCAATGGTTTTCTTTGCAACATCAATTACATTCACCATTGGGCTTAAACTGTAACTTAATTTTTCAATTCTTGCGGTTACTTTGTCAAATTTTACAGATTCCTGCTTACCGTTTCTTTTTATTACAAACATGGGTGTAGTATATATTTAATGTTGTTCAAAAATCTTCTTCAGTTGAAAATACTTGAGTTTCTTTATTACCCATTACTCCAGCTTTTTGATAATCGCCAACTCTTTTTTCAAAAAAATTTGTTTTGCCTTGCAATGAAATCATTTCCATAAAGTCAAATGGATTGGTGGCGTTGTAAATTTTTGTACAACCTAATTCACTTAGCCAACGGTCTGCAACAAACTCAATGTATTGTTGCATCAATTTAGCGTTCATACCAATTAAATCAACAGGTAATGCTTCAGTAATAAATTCCTTTTCTATTGTTACAGCATCGGCAATAATATCCTGGACTTTTTTTTCTGACAATTTGTTTTGCAGCATACTATAAAGTAGACAAGCAAACTCACAATGTAAACCTTCATCACGGCTTATTAATTCATTACTGAACGTAAGCCCCGGCATTAAGCCTCTTTTTTTCATCCAGAAAATAGAACAGAAACTGCCGCTAAAAAATATTCCTTCTACTGCTGCAAATGCAACAAGGCGTTCAGCAAAATTTCCATTGTCAATCCAACGCAAAGCCCATTCTGCTTTTTTCTTTACTGCTGGTACAGTGTCAATAGCATGAAATAGTTTATGTTTTTCTTGTGGGTCTTTGATGTAAGTGTCAATAAGCAAAGCGTAGGTTTCGCTGTGTATATTTTCCATCATTATCTGAAAACCATAAAAGCATCTGGCTTCGGGTAATTGCACTTCACTCATAAAGTTTACCGCAAGATTTTCATTTACGATGCCATCACTTGCAGCAAAAAAGGCTAACACATGAGAGATAAAATGGCGTTCTCCATCATTTAGTGCAGCCCAATCTTTTAAGTCGCCACTTAAATCAATTTCTTCGGCTGTCCAAAAGCTGGCTTCATGTCTTTTGTATTGTTCCCAAATTTTTGGGTAATTAATTGGCAGGATAACAAAGCGGTCTTTATTTTCTTTTAAAAGTATTTCTTCTGTATGTACCATAATCAATATTTGTTTCAAAAATTTTTAGCTACAGGAGAAAAATATAGTGCTGAAAGAATGAGCCGCATGAAGCAGCGAAGACTGTCAGTACCATGCCTTTCACCCGAAAGCGTTGTTACTAAATGTTTGATTCTGGCAGGTCTTCTGACTTGCTCCATTGTTTAAAGCCTTCCCGTCCAAAATGACAGTGGCATGGGGATTAAACAACTTTGGTGGAGCTTACAGCTACGGGGATAGTTCAAGACTTAAACTTGATTCCCTTTTAATGAAATCCGCTTGTGGCGAATTGTCAACCAAAATGTGGTGTAAAATAATAACCTAAATTTAAAATTGGGGCAAGTTGTTATACACTTTATGTTGAAAACATTGGAAAGTCGCAATGGGAGGATGTTGTAAAATATTGTGGGTTGCTGATGGTAGTAATTTTTTCATATTTAAGGAGATGCCGATAAGAATTCAGTCCGCTGGGTGGTGGGTGGGCATGGGGCCTTGGCATTATTAGCTCTTGGCAAGGTTGGCTTTGTGTCGGGGTTTGTGTGCCTTGCCATGTGCTAAAAATAGCGTAGGGTCGGGTCGGCTGATTTTTGTATTTGTCGGAATGATGAATGTTAGCAGGAAGTTCGTTAGGGTGACGTACAACGAACAGGGCTTTGTGCAGGAGCGGTATTCCGTGTTCCGTCAAGCCCCGAACTGAAGATGAAAATAGTTGTTTTTGTTGATGTTTACTACTGCTGACCAACAGCGTTCTGACAAGCTGGATATGCCGCACAATAGCGAACAAAAAGTTGATGCTGCGTTTCGTCGCCCCGCTATTGCACAAAGCCCCATGTTGTACGTTCGCCTTCTGTCGGGTGTGTCATTATAACGTTTGTGTCAACCGAAGTAGGGTGTGTCCGAAGAAGCATAGGAACAAGGCAGGCTCTTTTGCAAGGTTGGCTTTTGTGTCTCGGCTTTGTGCGCCTTGCAAATGTGCCTGCCTTGGTGCGTTGGGAATCTGTCGTTAAAACTCATGTATTCAACCAATTTTAGTTATTATTCCCATCCCCACTTTTTAAAAATAATGTGTCCATCATTTGAAAGCATGAAATTTATAAATAGCTCCGATAAATCTTTGTGAGCAGACCTGTTTGTAATAGCGATTGGTGTACCTCTATAAACATTTATAGCCGTTGGAATTTTTACCAGTTGCGTTATATCTTTTAATCGGTAATGCCAGGAAGCATAAGTTATCCAGGCATCATAAGTAGTGTCTGCTTTCCATGCGGAAATACCCAATGCTGTGTTTTCAAAAGATGTTTTTATGTTTCTCTGAATTTCTTCAATCAGGTTTTGTTTTCCAGCAAGGTCTTCCCACAAGCCAAACTGGCCAGCACCATTTACGTCTAAAATGCGAATACCTTTTTTAGTAAGGTCTGCAAGGTTCTTTATGTGCTTTGGATTGCCAGGCCGTACAAGAATGGCTGCCCCACGTTTGTAAAGTTCTGTTCTTGTGCTGCTGTCAATCATTCCCGGATGTTTCAGGGCAAAAGAAGTAAGCATATATTCTGCCCCGCCAAAAATAATATCAGCATTGCTTAACGCATCACCTATCCAGTTCGCCTCCGGCCCGGCAGTAACTTTTACCACAATGTTGTGTTTTTTTCCAAATAGCTGGGCACATTCATTAATGGGTGCAAATGGACCACCGGGTCCATATACATACAGAGTATCTGTTTGCGCATTTGCTATGGCAGGCACTATGAGTATTGCCATACATGTGTATAGTATTTTTTTCATCATCAACTTTTTAATTGGTTGTAAAACCATATTTTTGATAAATATTTTTAGCCGTTTCACTGATAAGAAATTGCATAAAATCTTTTGCAGCCTGCGGATGTGGTGCAGCTTTCATTAAACCCGCCATATAAGTTGCACTGATGTTTTCTTTATCGGGTATAGTAATCATCTCAACCGGGTGGTTAATCATTTGCTGATAATATGCTTCACTATACCATACAGGTGCTGCATCGCTTTGTTGGTATAAAATACGCATTGGGGATTGTCGGTGGTGAATTTGAGTTAAATACGTACTGCTGTCTTTTACTTTTGTTTCCATAATCGTATTTTTTAGTTTTTCACCACCAGCTTTTACATAAGCCTCTTCTATACGCCTGCCAATACCTTCCCAGGCCGGGTTGGGCATACTTATTTTTACATCTTTCCCTGCTAAATCTTTCAGGCTCCTGATATTTTTTGGATTGCCTTTGTGTACCATAATGGCCAGTTTGTTATAGGCATACGCAACGGTATCGGTAAACAAATTGGTCATTTGCAAAATCCGTGTTTTACCGGCTGTATAAACATCGGGCTTTAATGTAATACGCATGTTCCCTATTGTTATGCTTCCACCTTCAATTTGATTTGCTAAAATACCGGGCGGCAGTGTTTC is a genomic window of Sediminibacterium sp. TEGAF015 containing:
- a CDS encoding ribonucleoside-diphosphate reductase subunit alpha; the encoded protein is MFVIKRNGKQESVKFDKVTARIEKLSYSLSPMVNVIDVAKKTIEGIYAGVPTTELDNLAAETAASLTITHPDYAILASRIAVSNLHKNTIKSFSATMQRLYNYTDAATGKKLPLIADDVMQIIEEHAELLDSTIIYDRDFGFDYFGFKTLEKSYLLKVDGKIAERPQHMYMRVAIGIHKEDIESAIKTYHLMSERWMTHATPTLFNAGSPKPQMSSCFLLTMKEDSIDGIYDTLKQTAKISQSAGGIGLAIHNIRATGSYIGGTNGTSNGIIPMLRVFNDTARYVDQGGGKRKGAFAIYLEPWHSDVFEFLDLRKNHGKEEMRARDLFFALWICDLFMKRVEANGDWSLFCPNEAPGLSECWGKEFETLYVKYEAEGKARKTVKAQDLWFAILQSQIETGTPYMLYKDAANSKSNQQNLGTIKSSNLCTEIMEYTSPDEVAVCNLASLALPRFVIDGKFDQQKLYEVTYQVTKNLNKIIDNNYYPIEEARTSNMKHRPIGLGVQGLADVFILLRLPFESELAKLLNKNIFETIYFAAMTASKDLAKEQGAYETFVDSPVSKGIFQFDMWGVTPTDCWDWALLKEEVKQYGVRNSLLLAPMPTASTSQIFGNNECFEPYTSNIYTRRVLSGEFIIVNKHLLKDLVNLGLWNNSMKNKIIAANGSIQNIAEIPTDIKELYKTVWEIKQRNIIDMAADRGAYICQSQSLNLFVDNPNTSKLTSMHFYAWKKGLKTGMYYLRTQAATQAVQFTVEKQGSNEISPVVPSTEIVNQQPQINNDVEPTQTDAPSCNMEDGCISCGS
- a CDS encoding ribonucleoside-diphosphate reductase small subunit is translated as MKQILIMVHTEEILLKENKDRFVILPINYPKIWEQYKRHEASFWTAEEIDLSGDLKDWAALNDGERHFISHVLAFFAASDGIVNENLAVNFMSEVQLPEARCFYGFQIMMENIHSETYALLIDTYIKDPQEKHKLFHAIDTVPAVKKKAEWALRWIDNGNFAERLVAFAAVEGIFFSGSFCSIFWMKKRGLMPGLTFSNELISRDEGLHCEFACLLYSMLQNKLSEKKVQDIIADAVTIEKEFITEALPVDLIGMNAKLMQQYIEFVADRWLSELGCTKIYNATNPFDFMEMISLQGKTNFFEKRVGDYQKAGVMGNKETQVFSTEEDF
- a CDS encoding substrate-binding domain-containing protein — encoded protein: MAILIVPAIANAQTDTLYVYGPGGPFAPINECAQLFGKKHNIVVKVTAGPEANWIGDALSNADIIFGGAEYMLTSFALKHPGMIDSSTRTELYKRGAAILVRPGNPKHIKNLADLTKKGIRILDVNGAGQFGLWEDLAGKQNLIEEIQRNIKTSFENTALGISAWKADTTYDAWITYASWHYRLKDITQLVKIPTAINVYRGTPIAITNRSAHKDLSELFINFMLSNDGHIIFKKWGWE
- a CDS encoding molybdate ABC transporter substrate-binding protein — its product is MKKVSITILMSFITMITTYAQEHRFDPPWNIPPQSAVMFTVPGVDNVPDLFGNINDPQLVVFFAGNQFMCIDDIIAAFKKQYPQYQRIFAETLPPGILANQIEGGSITIGNMRITLKPDVYTAGKTRILQMTNLFTDTVAYAYNKLAIMVHKGNPKNIRSLKDLAGKDVKISMPNPAWEGIGRRIEEAYVKAGGEKLKNTIMETKVKDSSTYLTQIHHRQSPMRILYQQSDAAPVWYSEAYYQQMINHPVEMITIPDKENISATYMAGLMKAAPHPQAAKDFMQFLISETAKNIYQKYGFTTN